A genome region from Syntrophaceae bacterium includes the following:
- a CDS encoding SDR family oxidoreductase, translated as MERTLITGGAGFLGSHLCDFLIEKGHEVICIDNLLTGDMENISHLLGHKRFRFIHYDVTNYLHVDGPLHNILHFASPASPVDYLKMPIQTLKVGSLGTHKALGLAKAKGARFLLASTSECYGDPLVNPQSEDYWGNVNPVGPRGVYDEAKRFAEAMTMAYHRYHGVQVRIVRIFNTYGPRMRLHDGRALPAFMGQSLRGEDLTVFGDGTQTRSFCYVDDLVDGIYRLLYAEEAYPVNLGNPDEITLLELARRVLAVTGSKSGIVHRELPEDDPKVRQPDIAKARALLGWEPRVTLDEGLRRVLPYFRSKVA; from the coding sequence ATGGAACGGACACTGATCACCGGCGGGGCGGGCTTTCTTGGAAGCCACCTGTGCGATTTCCTGATTGAAAAAGGTCATGAGGTCATCTGCATCGACAACCTCCTGACCGGGGACATGGAGAACATCTCCCATCTTCTGGGACACAAGCGGTTCCGTTTCATCCACTACGACGTGACCAATTACCTGCACGTCGACGGGCCGCTCCACAACATCCTGCACTTTGCCTCGCCTGCAAGCCCGGTCGATTACCTGAAAATGCCCATCCAGACCCTGAAGGTGGGTTCCCTGGGCACGCACAAGGCCCTCGGGCTGGCAAAGGCCAAGGGGGCCCGGTTCCTCCTGGCATCCACGTCGGAGTGCTACGGGGACCCTCTGGTCAACCCCCAGAGCGAGGATTACTGGGGGAACGTCAACCCCGTGGGACCGCGGGGCGTCTACGACGAGGCGAAGCGGTTCGCCGAGGCCATGACGATGGCCTACCACCGCTACCACGGTGTCCAGGTCCGTATCGTGAGGATCTTCAACACCTACGGCCCTCGCATGCGGCTGCACGACGGGAGGGCGCTGCCCGCGTTCATGGGCCAGAGCCTCAGGGGGGAGGATCTGACCGTCTTCGGCGACGGCACGCAGACACGCAGTTTCTGCTACGTCGACGACCTGGTCGACGGAATTTACCGCCTCCTGTATGCCGAGGAGGCCTACCCGGTCAACCTGGGCAACCCGGACGAGATCACCCTGCTCGAGCTGGCCCGGCGGGTGCTGGCGGTGACCGGGTCGAAGAGCGGGATCGTGCACCGGGAGCTGCCCGAGGACGACCCGAAGGTCAGGCAGCCCGATATCGCGAAGGCGAGGGCGCTCCTGGGCTGGGAGCCCCGGGTGACGCTGGACGAGGGACTCCGGCGAGTGCTGCCGTACTTCCGGAGCAAGGTGGCGTAG
- the lpxA gene encoding acyl-ACP--UDP-N-acetylglucosamine O-acyltransferase, with protein sequence MKIHPSAVISPDAKIAEGVEVGPFSVIGPSVSIGKGTVIGPHVVIQSHTDIGENNRIFQFASVGAPPQDLKYKGEETRVVIGNNNTIREFVTINRSTTADIGVTKIGNNNLIMAYCHVAHNCLLEDNIVMANAANLAGHIHVERFAIIGGLTGIHQFSRIGQHCIIGGASAVTKDVPPFTTAAGHYASLYGLNLIGLKRRGFSEETIAALKQAYRIFFRSSLTVARAAERARAEVPDLPEVRAFIEFIETSKRGVTR encoded by the coding sequence ATGAAAATCCATCCGTCCGCCGTCATCTCGCCTGACGCAAAAATCGCCGAAGGCGTGGAGGTCGGCCCCTTCAGCGTGATCGGGCCCAGCGTCTCGATCGGGAAAGGGACCGTCATCGGCCCCCACGTCGTCATCCAGAGCCACACGGACATCGGCGAGAACAACCGCATCTTCCAATTCGCATCCGTGGGGGCCCCGCCGCAGGATCTCAAATACAAGGGCGAGGAGACGCGCGTCGTCATCGGAAACAACAACACGATCCGGGAGTTCGTGACGATCAACCGGTCCACCACGGCCGACATCGGCGTGACGAAGATCGGAAACAACAACCTGATCATGGCCTACTGCCACGTGGCCCACAACTGCCTGCTCGAGGACAACATCGTCATGGCCAACGCGGCCAACCTGGCCGGTCACATTCACGTGGAGCGCTTCGCCATCATCGGCGGGCTGACGGGCATCCACCAGTTCTCCCGGATCGGGCAGCACTGCATCATCGGCGGGGCCTCCGCGGTGACGAAGGACGTCCCGCCCTTCACGACGGCGGCGGGACACTATGCCTCACTCTACGGCCTCAACCTCATCGGCCTGAAGCGCAGGGGGTTCTCCGAGGAGACCATCGCCGCCCTGAAGCAGGCCTACAGGATCTTCTTCCGCTCTTCGCTCACCGTTGCCCGGGCCGCCGAGAGGGCCCGCGCTGAGGTGCCTGACCTGCCCGAGGTGCGGGCGTTCATCGAGTTCATCGAGACCTCCAAAAGGGGGGTCACGAGATAA
- the lpxD gene encoding UDP-3-O-(3-hydroxymyristoyl)glucosamine N-acyltransferase: MGRTLSEIAAFLQGSVVGDGAVEIRDIKGLDEAGEGDLTFLANPRYRKKVASTAASAVLVKAPVEGTGKNFLVVKDPYAALARLLALFYPEEQEFRGVSPDAFIGPGASVAEGATVYPGAYVGRGARIGQGSVLYPGVYLGPEASVGEDSILYPNVTVYRRCIIGSRVILHAGVVVGSDGFGFANPGIENRKVPQVGIVQIDDDVEIQANTTIDRGTLGKTWIQRGAKIDNLVQIAHNVVVGENSIVVAQVGISGSTRLGKRVIIGGQAGLVGHIQVGDNVMIAARAGINKDIPASRIMSGAPAMPHQEWLRLNAHIMRLPEMHRTVMELKKRIEELEKNANPEKSRP; encoded by the coding sequence ATGGGGAGGACCCTCTCCGAGATCGCAGCGTTTCTCCAGGGATCCGTCGTGGGGGACGGCGCCGTCGAGATCCGCGACATCAAGGGGCTCGACGAGGCGGGCGAGGGGGACCTCACGTTCCTCGCCAACCCCAGGTACCGCAAGAAGGTCGCCTCGACGGCCGCCTCGGCGGTCCTGGTCAAGGCCCCCGTCGAAGGGACGGGGAAGAACTTCCTCGTCGTGAAGGACCCCTACGCGGCGCTCGCCCGGCTGCTCGCCCTCTTCTACCCCGAAGAGCAGGAGTTTCGGGGGGTGAGCCCCGATGCCTTCATCGGTCCAGGGGCCTCCGTGGCGGAGGGGGCCACCGTGTACCCGGGGGCTTACGTGGGCAGGGGGGCGCGGATCGGACAGGGCTCCGTCCTGTATCCCGGTGTTTACCTCGGCCCCGAGGCCTCCGTGGGCGAGGATTCGATCCTGTACCCCAACGTGACGGTCTACCGCCGCTGCATCATCGGCAGCCGCGTGATCCTCCATGCCGGCGTCGTCGTGGGGAGCGACGGGTTCGGGTTTGCCAACCCCGGCATCGAGAACCGCAAGGTCCCCCAGGTGGGGATCGTGCAGATCGACGATGACGTGGAGATTCAGGCCAACACCACGATCGACCGGGGGACCCTGGGGAAGACCTGGATTCAGCGCGGCGCCAAGATCGACAACCTCGTCCAGATCGCGCACAACGTCGTCGTCGGCGAGAACTCGATCGTCGTGGCCCAGGTGGGCATCTCCGGCAGCACCCGGCTGGGCAAGCGGGTCATCATCGGCGGCCAGGCAGGGCTCGTGGGGCACATCCAGGTCGGCGACAACGTCATGATCGCGGCGAGGGCCGGCATCAACAAGGACATCCCCGCCTCGCGCATCATGTCCGGCGCCCCGGCCATGCCCCACCAGGAATGGCTGCGCCTCAACGCCCACATCATGCGCCTGCCGGAGATGCACAGGACCGTCATGGAACTCAAGAAGAGAATAGAAGAGCTGGAAAAAAACGCAAACCCTGAAAAATCGAGGCCGTAA
- the lysS gene encoding lysine--tRNA ligase, whose protein sequence is MEDSDLLRVRREKIEALAASGVEAYPNDVKVTHLSSQLHEAFGQMDNEALEKVAERFSVAGRIMAIRSFGKGAFVALQDRKGRIQGFIRKDRVGEEAFALFKTLDVGDIIHMTGRVIKTRTGELTIEAEGLRLLTKCLRPLPEKWHGLTDVEIRYRRRYLDLIVNPKVREVFEARSRIIRFIRTFLHDRDFLEVETPMMQPMAGGAMAKPFKTHHNALGQDLYLRIAPELYLKRLVVGGLERVFELNRNFRNEGVSTLHNPEFTMMEFYMAYATYEDLMTLTEEMLTSLVRELFGTLTINYQGTQLDFTPPWRRVSVREALVQYAGLDPTALEDRQAALREAEKRGILFEDREPLGKILMGIFDEAVEEKLVQPTFVTHYPLEVSPLSRKNSKDPGIVDRFELYIHGREIANAFSELNDPADQKNRFLMQLRQREAGDEEAHGMDEDYIMALEYGMPPTAGEGIGIDRLVMLLTDSPSIRDVILFPHMRRRDAGEQQAEGENVGG, encoded by the coding sequence ATGGAAGACAGTGATCTCTTGAGGGTCAGAAGGGAGAAAATCGAGGCGCTCGCCGCCTCGGGCGTGGAAGCATACCCCAACGATGTAAAGGTGACCCACCTCTCTTCGCAGCTTCACGAGGCCTTCGGTCAGATGGACAACGAGGCGCTGGAAAAGGTCGCCGAGCGCTTTTCCGTGGCCGGGCGGATCATGGCGATCCGGAGTTTCGGCAAGGGGGCCTTCGTCGCCCTGCAAGACCGCAAGGGAAGGATCCAGGGCTTCATCCGAAAGGACAGGGTCGGGGAGGAGGCCTTCGCCCTGTTCAAGACCCTGGACGTGGGCGACATCATCCACATGACCGGCCGGGTCATCAAGACCCGCACGGGGGAGCTCACGATCGAGGCCGAGGGGCTGCGTCTTCTCACCAAGTGTCTTCGGCCCCTGCCCGAGAAGTGGCACGGTCTCACCGACGTGGAGATCCGCTACCGCCGGCGCTATCTCGACCTGATCGTCAACCCGAAGGTCAGGGAGGTCTTCGAGGCGAGAAGCCGCATCATCCGGTTCATCCGCACGTTCCTGCACGACCGGGACTTTCTCGAGGTGGAGACGCCCATGATGCAGCCCATGGCGGGGGGGGCCATGGCGAAACCCTTCAAGACTCATCACAACGCCCTGGGACAGGACCTCTACCTGCGGATCGCGCCGGAGCTGTACCTCAAGCGCCTCGTCGTGGGCGGGCTGGAGAGGGTCTTCGAGCTCAACCGGAATTTCCGCAACGAGGGGGTCTCGACCCTGCACAACCCCGAGTTCACCATGATGGAATTCTACATGGCCTACGCCACCTACGAGGACCTCATGACGCTCACCGAGGAGATGCTCACCTCGCTCGTCCGTGAACTGTTCGGGACCCTCACGATCAACTACCAGGGGACGCAATTGGACTTCACGCCCCCATGGCGCCGGGTGAGCGTCCGGGAGGCACTCGTTCAATACGCCGGCCTGGACCCCACGGCCCTGGAAGACCGGCAGGCTGCCCTCCGGGAGGCCGAAAAGCGGGGCATCCTCTTCGAGGACCGGGAACCTCTCGGGAAGATCCTCATGGGGATCTTCGACGAGGCGGTGGAGGAAAAGCTCGTCCAACCAACCTTCGTCACCCACTACCCCCTGGAGGTCTCGCCGCTATCGAGAAAGAACAGCAAGGACCCCGGGATCGTTGACCGATTCGAACTCTACATCCACGGCCGGGAGATCGCCAACGCCTTCTCCGAGCTCAACGATCCGGCGGACCAGAAGAACCGCTTCCTCATGCAGCTCCGGCAGCGCGAGGCCGGTGACGAGGAGGCCCACGGCATGGACGAGGACTACATCATGGCCCTCGAGTACGGGATGCCGCCGACGGCGGGCGAGGGGATCGGCATCGACCGCCTGGTCATGCTGCTCACCGACTCGCCGTCGATACGGGACGTGATCCTCTTCCCCCACATGCGCCGCCGGGACGCGGGGGAGCAACAGGCAGAAGGTGAGAACGTGGGAGGGTAA
- a CDS encoding lipoprotein-releasing ABC transporter permease subunit codes for MPYELFVSLRYLRAKRKQVFVSIITFISMAGILLGVAALIIVLAVMNGFEKELRDKILGINAHIILMEYTGPMKDYARIQREIASVPGVVASTPFIYSQAMLKHDDSVSGIVMRGLSPADARDVINLGRMLEGRLENLSAEGRETMRLPKPLADVPGIVLGKELARHVGASLYDAVHVVSPQGIATPLGMVPRMKKFVVVGIFESGFYEYDSTLAYTSLADSQEFLGLGDRVTGLEIKVDNIYKARDIAGAIEAKLGYPAWARDWMKMNRNLFAALRLEKRVMFIIVGLIVLVAGFNIICTLIMVVMEKTKDIAILKSMGATSKSIMKIFMLQGVIIGSIGTFLGTALGLTVAWNIGAITRSIENLFGFKILPGDVYYLSELPALVNYEDVTIIVAGSLLVSLLATIYPARNASRLDPAEAIRYE; via the coding sequence ATGCCCTACGAACTGTTTGTCAGCCTCCGGTACCTCCGGGCCAAACGGAAACAGGTCTTCGTTTCCATCATCACCTTCATCTCCATGGCGGGGATCCTGCTGGGTGTGGCGGCGCTCATCATCGTGCTGGCCGTCATGAACGGCTTCGAGAAGGAGCTGCGGGACAAGATCCTGGGGATCAACGCCCACATCATCCTCATGGAGTACACGGGCCCCATGAAGGATTACGCGCGCATCCAGCGCGAGATCGCCTCCGTGCCGGGCGTGGTGGCCTCCACGCCGTTCATCTACAGCCAGGCCATGCTGAAACACGACGACAGCGTGAGCGGCATCGTGATGCGGGGCCTCTCGCCCGCGGATGCCCGCGACGTGATCAATTTGGGCCGGATGCTGGAGGGGCGCCTGGAGAACCTCTCCGCCGAGGGGCGCGAGACGATGCGGCTGCCCAAGCCCCTGGCCGACGTCCCCGGCATCGTCCTGGGCAAGGAACTGGCCCGCCACGTGGGGGCCTCCCTCTACGACGCGGTCCACGTGGTGTCGCCCCAGGGGATCGCAACCCCCCTGGGGATGGTGCCCCGGATGAAGAAATTCGTCGTCGTGGGCATCTTCGAGTCGGGTTTCTACGAGTACGACTCGACGCTCGCCTACACGTCACTGGCCGACAGCCAGGAGTTCCTCGGCCTGGGCGACCGGGTCACGGGCCTTGAAATAAAAGTCGATAACATCTATAAGGCAAGGGACATCGCCGGGGCGATCGAGGCGAAGCTGGGCTACCCCGCCTGGGCGAGGGACTGGATGAAGATGAACCGCAACCTCTTTGCGGCCCTCCGGCTCGAGAAGCGGGTCATGTTCATCATCGTGGGGCTCATCGTGCTCGTGGCGGGCTTCAATATCATCTGCACGCTCATCATGGTCGTGATGGAAAAGACCAAGGACATCGCGATCCTGAAATCCATGGGCGCCACGTCGAAGAGCATCATGAAGATCTTCATGCTCCAGGGGGTTATCATCGGGAGCATCGGCACGTTCCTGGGAACCGCGCTGGGGCTCACGGTCGCCTGGAACATCGGGGCCATCACGCGGTCGATCGAGAATCTCTTCGGGTTCAAGATCCTGCCCGGGGACGTCTACTACCTGAGCGAGCTGCCGGCTCTCGTCAACTACGAGGACGTGACGATCATCGTCGCGGGCAGCCTGCTCGTGAGCCTGCTGGCGACGATCTACCCGGCCCGGAACGCCTCCAGGCTTGATCCCGCGGAGGCAATCCGGTATGAGTAA
- a CDS encoding ABC transporter ATP-binding protein — translation MSKAAGRIEIRNLGKTYTMDGARIEALKGVSLDIDRGDSLAILGVSGAGKSTLLHILGTLDHPTEGTFLYDGVSIFDWSEKKLAEFRNRKVGFVFQFHHLLPEFTSLENTMMPALIAGLTRSEARRKAEAILDEVGLTERRAHKPGELSGGEQQRVAVARALVMEPEMLLADEPTGNLDTETGSKIHEMLVQLNRTRGITLVVVTHNQTLADRMSRCIGLRDGRIVKGK, via the coding sequence ATGAGTAAGGCGGCCGGCCGGATCGAGATCCGAAACCTCGGCAAGACCTACACCATGGACGGAGCCCGGATCGAGGCCCTCAAGGGGGTCAGCCTCGACATCGACCGCGGCGACTCGCTCGCCATCCTCGGCGTCTCGGGGGCGGGCAAGAGCACGCTGCTGCACATTCTGGGGACGCTGGACCATCCGACGGAGGGGACGTTCCTCTACGACGGGGTGAGCATCTTCGACTGGAGCGAAAAGAAGCTGGCGGAGTTCCGGAACCGGAAGGTGGGGTTCGTCTTCCAGTTTCACCACCTGCTGCCGGAGTTCACGAGCCTCGAGAACACGATGATGCCCGCGCTCATCGCCGGCCTGACACGCAGCGAGGCGCGCCGGAAGGCCGAGGCCATCCTCGACGAGGTGGGGCTCACGGAACGAAGGGCCCACAAGCCCGGTGAGCTCTCGGGGGGCGAGCAGCAGAGAGTCGCCGTGGCGCGGGCCCTCGTCATGGAGCCCGAGATGCTGCTGGCCGACGAGCCCACGGGCAACCTCGACACGGAAACGGGGTCGAAGATCCACGAGATGCTCGTGCAGCTGAACAGGACCCGGGGGATCACGCTCGTCGTGGTCACCCACAACCAGACGCTCGCAGACCGCATGTCGCGCTGCATCGGCCTGCGCGACGGCCGGATCGTGAAGGGTAAGTGA
- the rfaE1 gene encoding D-glycero-beta-D-manno-heptose-7-phosphate kinase, translated as MEKTLKRPVSRRRALEIIGKYPAARVLVVGDLMVDHFIWGKVSRISPEAPVPVVEVTKENLMMGGSGNVVSNIHAMGGSVAVAGVIGSDAMGDWLKARLQQMDVDTGGLVQEGERPTTVKTRIVAHGQQMVRYDRESRYGVRPESADRIVRYVTSALDGLQAIVISDYNKGIVTDRLLDGIRRAVAGRPIPVCVDPKRNDFSVYRDFDVITPNHHEAGRAVGVENTHELNEGRRAEIARIGREILRRFGFRAVLITRGEAGMDLFERGGRDVHIPAEAREVFDVTGAGDTAIGVFALSLASGATFREAAYLANKAAGIVVGKIGTATVSPAELRRVV; from the coding sequence GTGGAAAAGACCCTGAAGAGGCCCGTCAGCCGCAGGCGGGCCCTGGAGATCATCGGGAAATACCCCGCCGCGCGGGTGCTCGTCGTCGGCGATCTCATGGTGGATCACTTCATCTGGGGCAAGGTCTCCCGGATCTCGCCCGAGGCGCCGGTCCCCGTCGTCGAGGTGACGAAGGAAAACCTCATGATGGGAGGCTCCGGCAACGTGGTGAGCAACATCCACGCCATGGGGGGCAGCGTCGCCGTCGCGGGGGTCATCGGCTCCGACGCGATGGGGGACTGGCTCAAGGCGAGGCTGCAGCAGATGGACGTCGACACGGGCGGGCTCGTCCAGGAAGGCGAGCGGCCCACGACGGTCAAGACACGGATCGTCGCCCACGGGCAGCAGATGGTCCGATACGACCGGGAAAGCCGGTACGGGGTCCGGCCCGAGAGCGCCGACCGTATCGTCCGGTATGTCACGTCCGCCCTCGACGGGCTGCAGGCTATCGTGATCTCCGACTACAACAAGGGGATCGTGACGGATCGTCTCCTGGACGGGATCCGCCGGGCCGTTGCGGGACGCCCGATCCCTGTTTGCGTGGACCCGAAGCGCAACGATTTCTCCGTGTACAGGGATTTCGACGTCATCACGCCGAACCATCACGAGGCGGGTCGCGCCGTGGGGGTGGAGAACACGCACGAGCTCAACGAGGGCCGCCGCGCCGAGATCGCCCGGATCGGGCGGGAGATCTTGAGGCGGTTCGGCTTCCGGGCGGTGCTCATCACGCGCGGCGAGGCGGGGATGGACCTCTTCGAGCGCGGAGGGAGGGATGTGCATATTCCCGCCGAGGCCAGGGAGGTCTTCGACGTGACCGGCGCGGGGGACACGGCCATCGGGGTCTTTGCCCTTTCGCTGGCCTCCGGGGCCACGTTCCGCGAGGCGGCCTACCTGGCCAACAAGGCGGCCGGGATCGTCGTGGGCAAGATCGGGACGGCGACGGTATCGCCGGCGGAGCTGAGGCGCGTTGTTTAA
- the bamA gene encoding outer membrane protein assembly factor BamA, whose amino-acid sequence MTANGKPRVLILLAILACISLAPLEAAAQRVAVFPFDIHSERDATLLRNAVYNSMTLELGKIRTVQVVPREQFTELIGGRKADEELARSVGKQVRADYVILGSLTQFGNRVSLDARAVNVETGAVTTGLFAQGAGIENTGAFAAQLAREVLARISGRQVIARVELSGNRRIESTVIYNALRSAKGKIFSEDDLSADIRAIYRLGYFSDVKADVTDSPDGKVITFLLDERPFVNEIRIKGNQALSSDDIRGALSFKAKQVYNPDRIKADTDKIKALYDDKGYFNAEISFSTEKVRDREVNVVIDIRENDLLYVKSIEFVGNQAFTDKELKKLMETTEWGMFSWLTDSGLLKKEKLRDGVNRVKVFYMNNGYIQAQIGEPEITHDKKWIYVKIPVSEGKQFKVGKVEITGDAISVPRQELLDRLSIRKKDYYDREAIAKDLEYLTRMTQNDGYAYAEINPRTQIREAEQQVDVAYDIKKGGLVYFNRINITGNTKTRDKVIRRQLEFTEGDLYNSDKIKNSYARLNRLRYFEEVNFQTAKGPEENLTDINIGVKERPTGLFSVGAGYSGQTGAMLMAQIAQQNLFGRGQSLSLQAALGTENNSLNLSFTEPYLFDLPLWMKADVWKTYRQFDTYDLDTKGVGITFGYPVWGRVMGYLGYKFAINDVYNVASTASQTIKDQEGETTQSGIMTALALDTTDDSIFPTTGSRNRAAADFFGGIFGGDVAFGKYNYSSLWFFRVPPFGEDLVFSPRARIGYIQAFEGREIPVYERFILGGLNSLRGLKDIGPRDPVTKDIIGGTTMLVFNFELVFPLVKNAGMKGVVFFDTGNAWDNEYDLSDMRKTAGAGIRWYSPIGPLRLEWGYVLDRKEGEPAYRWDFTIGWFM is encoded by the coding sequence ATGACCGCAAACGGAAAACCACGCGTGCTGATCCTGCTTGCCATCCTGGCCTGCATCTCCCTTGCGCCCCTGGAGGCCGCCGCGCAGCGCGTGGCCGTCTTCCCCTTCGACATCCACAGCGAGCGGGACGCGACCCTGCTGCGCAACGCCGTCTACAACAGCATGACCCTCGAGCTCGGCAAGATCCGCACGGTCCAGGTCGTCCCGAGGGAGCAGTTCACCGAGCTCATCGGCGGCAGGAAGGCCGACGAGGAGCTCGCGCGGTCCGTGGGGAAGCAGGTCAGGGCCGACTACGTGATCCTCGGGAGCCTCACCCAGTTCGGCAACCGCGTGAGCCTCGACGCCAGGGCCGTCAACGTGGAGACGGGCGCCGTCACGACGGGCCTCTTCGCCCAGGGCGCGGGCATCGAGAACACGGGGGCCTTCGCGGCACAGCTCGCGCGGGAGGTGCTCGCCAGGATCTCGGGCAGGCAGGTCATCGCCCGCGTGGAGCTCTCGGGAAACCGCCGGATCGAGAGCACCGTCATCTACAATGCGCTCAGGAGCGCGAAGGGGAAGATCTTCTCCGAGGATGACCTCTCGGCCGACATCCGGGCCATTTACCGATTGGGCTACTTCAGCGACGTGAAGGCGGACGTGACGGACTCGCCCGACGGCAAGGTGATCACCTTCCTGCTCGACGAGCGGCCCTTCGTCAACGAGATCCGCATCAAGGGCAACCAGGCCCTCTCGTCGGACGACATCCGGGGCGCCCTGTCGTTCAAGGCCAAGCAGGTCTACAACCCCGACAGGATCAAGGCCGACACGGACAAGATCAAGGCCCTTTACGACGACAAGGGGTACTTCAACGCCGAGATCTCCTTCTCGACGGAAAAGGTCCGGGACAGGGAGGTCAACGTCGTCATCGACATCAGGGAAAACGACCTGCTGTACGTCAAGAGCATCGAGTTCGTGGGCAACCAGGCCTTCACGGACAAGGAGCTCAAGAAGCTCATGGAGACGACGGAGTGGGGCATGTTCTCCTGGCTCACGGACTCGGGGCTCCTCAAGAAGGAGAAGCTGCGCGACGGGGTCAACCGGGTGAAGGTCTTCTACATGAACAACGGCTACATCCAGGCGCAGATCGGCGAGCCGGAGATCACCCACGACAAGAAGTGGATCTACGTGAAGATCCCGGTATCCGAGGGCAAGCAGTTCAAGGTCGGCAAGGTGGAGATCACGGGCGACGCGATCTCGGTGCCGAGGCAGGAGCTCCTCGACAGGCTCAGCATCCGGAAGAAGGATTACTACGACCGGGAGGCCATCGCCAAGGACCTCGAGTACCTCACGAGGATGACCCAGAACGACGGCTATGCCTATGCCGAGATCAATCCCCGGACGCAGATCCGCGAGGCCGAGCAGCAGGTCGACGTCGCCTACGACATCAAGAAGGGCGGCCTCGTCTACTTCAACCGGATCAACATCACGGGCAACACGAAGACACGCGACAAGGTCATTCGGCGGCAGCTCGAATTCACCGAGGGGGATCTCTACAACAGCGACAAGATCAAGAACAGCTACGCCCGGCTCAACCGGCTCCGGTATTTTGAGGAAGTCAACTTCCAGACCGCCAAGGGGCCCGAGGAGAACCTGACGGACATCAACATCGGCGTCAAGGAGCGCCCCACGGGTCTTTTCTCCGTCGGCGCGGGCTACAGCGGCCAGACGGGCGCCATGCTCATGGCCCAGATCGCCCAGCAGAACCTCTTCGGCCGGGGCCAGAGCCTGAGCCTCCAGGCGGCCCTGGGGACGGAAAACAACTCCCTCAACCTCTCCTTCACCGAGCCCTACCTCTTCGATTTGCCCCTCTGGATGAAGGCGGATGTCTGGAAGACCTACCGGCAGTTCGACACCTACGACCTCGACACGAAGGGGGTCGGCATCACCTTCGGCTACCCCGTCTGGGGAAGGGTCATGGGATATCTCGGCTACAAGTTCGCGATCAACGACGTGTATAACGTGGCGTCCACGGCATCGCAGACGATCAAGGACCAGGAGGGCGAGACGACCCAGAGCGGCATCATGACGGCCCTTGCCCTTGACACGACCGACGATTCGATCTTCCCGACGACGGGCTCGCGCAACCGCGCGGCCGCCGACTTCTTCGGCGGCATCTTCGGCGGCGACGTCGCTTTCGGGAAATACAACTACTCCTCGCTGTGGTTCTTCCGCGTCCCGCCCTTCGGGGAGGATCTCGTCTTCTCGCCCCGCGCCAGGATCGGCTACATCCAGGCCTTCGAGGGAAGGGAAATCCCCGTCTACGAGCGCTTCATCCTCGGGGGTCTCAACTCCCTTCGCGGCCTGAAGGACATCGGGCCCCGTGACCCCGTGACGAAAGACATCATCGGCGGCACCACCATGCTGGTCTTCAACTTCGAGCTCGTCTTCCCGCTCGTCAAGAACGCCGGCATGAAGGGGGTCGTCTTCTTCGACACAGGAAACGCCTGGGACAACGAGTACGACCTCAGTGACATGCGGAAAACGGCGGGGGCAGGCATTCGATGGTACTCCCCCATCGGGCCGCTGCGCCTCGAGTGGGGATATGTGCTCGACCGCAAGGAGGGGGAGCCGGCCTACCGGTGGGACTTCACCATCGGGTGGTTTATGTAA
- a CDS encoding OmpH family outer membrane protein codes for MKKHLTLIGLLAIAAVFALSATEAAAQKIGFINMRTILHDSDAGKKASAEFKKEVEKKKAEIAKKEEELKKLKDELEKQKSVLTAEAYRDKEASYQTKFRDYQRMVQDANEALAQKEQAFTQKMIPEILKVVEKVGKEGKYDAILDLNNPVVVYHDKEDNLTKKIIEEYNKGGGKPASAPAKGKK; via the coding sequence ATGAAAAAGCATCTGACCCTGATCGGCCTTCTGGCCATCGCCGCCGTCTTTGCCCTGTCGGCCACGGAGGCCGCCGCGCAGAAGATCGGATTCATCAACATGCGGACGATCCTCCACGACTCCGATGCGGGAAAGAAAGCATCGGCGGAGTTCAAAAAGGAAGTCGAGAAAAAGAAGGCCGAAATCGCGAAGAAGGAGGAGGAGCTCAAGAAGCTCAAGGACGAGCTCGAGAAGCAGAAGTCCGTGCTCACGGCAGAGGCGTACCGTGACAAGGAGGCGAGCTACCAGACCAAGTTCCGCGACTACCAGCGCATGGTCCAGGATGCCAACGAGGCGCTGGCGCAAAAGGAGCAGGCCTTCACGCAGAAGATGATCCCCGAGATCCTCAAGGTCGTCGAGAAAGTCGGCAAGGAAGGCAAGTACGACGCCATCCTCGATCTCAACAACCCCGTCGTCGTGTACCACGACAAGGAGGACAACCTCACGAAGAAAATCATCGAGGAGTACAACAAGGGCGGCGGCAAGCCCGCCTCGGCACCCGCCAAGGGCAAGAAGTAG